Proteins from a single region of Terriglobus sp. TAA 43:
- a CDS encoding 3-deoxy-7-phosphoheptulonate synthase, protein MTYQTNNLRIKSSRIVLPPIFLEDEMPVTDEAARTVFEGRRQLADVLNGTDDRLIVVVGPCSIHDTKAAREYASLLKKAIAELSDELLIVMRVYFEKPRTTLGWKGLINDPYFDESFRISDGLRMARALLLDLAEMGVPAGTEFLDMISPQYFADLVSWGAIGARTTESQVHRQLASGLSCPVGFKNGTSGNVQIAVEAILSASHEHTFLGTSETGQASILLTSGNPDCHIILRGGRNVTNFEAASVATTADQMEKAKVQPRIMIDFSHANSGKDHHKQALVCHDVAAQVAGGERRIIGVMIESNLVAGAQSLVNGKALVYGQSITDACIDWPETKELLQELADAVKERRKHRS, encoded by the coding sequence ATGACATACCAGACAAACAACCTTCGTATTAAGTCCAGCCGAATCGTCCTCCCTCCCATCTTTCTTGAGGACGAGATGCCCGTTACGGACGAAGCCGCGCGCACAGTGTTCGAAGGCCGCCGCCAGTTGGCCGACGTACTGAATGGGACTGATGATCGCCTCATTGTCGTAGTCGGTCCCTGCTCCATTCATGACACCAAAGCAGCACGTGAATACGCTTCCCTCCTGAAGAAGGCGATCGCTGAGCTTTCGGACGAGTTGCTGATTGTGATGCGTGTCTACTTTGAGAAACCGCGTACGACCCTGGGTTGGAAGGGCCTCATCAATGACCCCTACTTCGATGAATCCTTCCGCATCAGCGATGGCCTTCGCATGGCACGAGCCCTGCTGCTGGACCTTGCGGAGATGGGCGTGCCCGCGGGGACTGAGTTTCTCGATATGATCTCGCCGCAATACTTTGCGGATCTCGTAAGCTGGGGTGCCATTGGTGCGCGCACCACGGAGAGCCAAGTTCATCGCCAGCTTGCCAGTGGCCTCTCCTGCCCGGTTGGCTTCAAGAACGGCACTTCGGGCAACGTCCAGATTGCAGTCGAGGCGATCCTCTCGGCTAGCCACGAGCACACCTTCCTCGGCACCTCCGAGACCGGTCAGGCATCGATCCTGCTCACATCCGGCAATCCAGATTGCCACATCATTCTGCGCGGCGGTCGCAACGTCACCAACTTCGAAGCTGCCTCCGTAGCGACGACGGCCGACCAGATGGAAAAGGCCAAGGTACAACCTCGCATCATGATCGACTTCAGCCATGCAAATAGCGGTAAAGATCATCACAAGCAGGCGCTCGTATGCCACGATGTCGCCGCCCAGGTGGCAGGAGGCGAACGACGCATCATAGGTGTGATGATTGAGAGCAATCTGGTTGCCGGAGCACAGTCACTTGTGAACGGCAAAGCCCTTGTCTATGGTCAGAGCATTACAGACGCCTGCATCGACTGGCCGGAGACTAAGGAGCTTCTCCAGGAGCTTGCTGATGCCGTAAAGGAACGTCGGAAGCATCGTTCATAG
- the fdhD gene encoding formate dehydrogenase accessory sulfurtransferase FdhD translates to MADHLVLPRETESSNPMPLKTLPIAGTRRREILKVEANQSAFVSDALAVEEPLEIKLAYGPSNNRTVKSIAVTMRTPGNDAELTIGFLLTEGVLREPDDIERITVAARAPEVERESDADDELVHARNSILIELAPDVEISLNTLERNFYTTSSCGICGKASLLALRSVCPPRRSNAFDIAASVLLSVPDRLRRAQGNFQQTGGLHAAGLFDREGNLLSLREDVGRHNAVDKLLGAEFLADRTPLVQRLLLLSGRASFELLQKAVMAGIPMIASVGAPSSLAVRVAEQFDVTLIGFLRENRFNIYHGADHVMGLEV, encoded by the coding sequence ATGGCGGATCATCTGGTTCTACCGAGGGAGACTGAAAGCTCCAACCCCATGCCACTCAAGACGCTGCCGATTGCAGGTACCAGGCGCCGAGAGATTCTTAAGGTGGAGGCCAATCAGTCTGCTTTCGTCTCGGACGCTTTGGCAGTCGAAGAGCCACTTGAGATCAAGCTTGCTTACGGACCGAGCAACAATCGAACGGTTAAATCCATTGCCGTGACGATGCGTACGCCCGGAAACGATGCGGAATTGACGATTGGGTTTCTGCTGACAGAAGGCGTGCTTCGAGAACCAGATGATATTGAGCGCATTACCGTAGCCGCGCGAGCGCCCGAAGTAGAGCGAGAGAGCGACGCTGATGACGAACTCGTACATGCGAGAAACTCCATACTCATTGAACTGGCGCCGGACGTAGAAATCTCACTCAATACCCTGGAGCGCAACTTCTACACCACGTCGAGTTGTGGGATCTGCGGCAAAGCGTCACTCCTGGCCCTGCGGAGTGTTTGTCCCCCTCGGCGATCCAATGCCTTCGACATCGCCGCGAGTGTTCTCCTGAGCGTGCCCGATCGTTTGCGCAGAGCCCAAGGCAACTTTCAGCAGACGGGCGGACTTCATGCCGCGGGACTCTTCGATCGCGAAGGGAACTTACTCTCCCTGCGTGAGGACGTAGGGCGGCATAACGCGGTCGACAAATTGCTCGGAGCCGAATTTCTTGCGGACCGAACTCCGCTGGTTCAGCGACTGTTGCTTCTTTCTGGTCGAGCTAGCTTCGAGCTGCTACAGAAAGCGGTCATGGCCGGGATTCCAATGATTGCTTCGGTGGGTGCCCCTTCAAGCCTCGCAGTGCGCGTCGCAGAGCAATTTGATGTAACCCTCATCGGGTTTCTTCGCGAGAACCGGTTCAATATCTACCATGGGGCGGATCACGTGATGGGACTTGAGGTTTAG
- a CDS encoding DUF1641 domain-containing protein, translating to MAKAVEFRHFKPANSRDDLIRRIEAAPQEHADAILEAYDLLESLHEKGILSALNGALRASDTVIEKVTDVVSSKEAVNAVRIGLLLGNLLSAVEVDRVHTLLTSPEKKAPSLISLVGTMNNEDVRRGMSVGLSLLGVFGAALARTEK from the coding sequence ATGGCAAAGGCAGTGGAGTTTCGCCATTTCAAGCCTGCCAACTCGCGGGATGACCTGATTCGTCGCATCGAAGCAGCCCCTCAAGAACACGCGGACGCGATCCTGGAGGCATACGATCTGCTTGAGAGTCTCCACGAGAAAGGCATCCTGTCTGCTCTGAATGGAGCTCTTCGGGCCAGCGATACGGTCATTGAAAAAGTGACGGATGTTGTTAGTTCTAAGGAAGCTGTCAACGCAGTGCGTATTGGTCTGCTGTTGGGGAATCTTCTCAGCGCAGTGGAAGTGGATCGCGTCCATACGCTTCTGACATCTCCGGAAAAGAAGGCTCCATCTCTCATTTCGCTCGTCGGCACAATGAACAATGAGGATGTGCGGCGGGGAATGTCAGTCGGGCTCTCTCTACTGGGAGTGTTTGGCGCCGCTCTCGCTCGCACTGAGAAGTAG
- the fdhF gene encoding formate dehydrogenase subunit alpha — protein sequence MSLPKSEVVGAVEPSQRMFPEQKFSAFRPVSTVPQEVLFVLDGKQIVAHTEDLLIDSILNEKDLPHICYHSRLMGPIETCDTCMVEVDGEIVRACGTSIKAGMNAVTDTARAKAARMEALDTILGNHMLYCTVCDNNNENCRVHNTTRSLGVEHQKIPFTPKPYEVDMSNPFYRYDPSQCILCGQCVQACQTVQVNETLSIGWELDRPRVLWDGGMQIGGSSCVSCGQCVTVCPCNALMEKSMLGEAGYMTNLPHAALDKLIDVVKEIEPEMGYGVIMQVSEVEAHMRESRIKKTKTVCTYCAVGCSYDVWTKDRKILKVVPAHGDSNQISTCVKGKFGWDFVNHEDRLKKPLIREGDTFREASWEEALTLVASKFTQIKAETGPDSLAVIASSKTTNEEIYLMQKFGRQVIGTQNIDNCSRYCQSPATTGLFRTVGYGGDSGSFEDLVFSSVILIVGANSAEAHPVLAARMKRAHKFFGTKLIVADPRNNELAQRADLHFRPRPGTDLVWLSAMSRYMFDHGHAKLDFIEKSVNNLEAFRQSLEPFTLEYASHVCQIPLATLEQLAKELAAAKTVAICWAMGVTQHIRGSDTSTAISNLLLTTGNYGHRAGGAYPLRGHNNVQGAGDMGAAPNFYPGYQAVDDPAVREKFEKNWGVKLPADRGMDNHQMVEAAIEGKLRAMYIAGEDMIGADSNSNHVAKAFEKLDFMVLQDIFFTETCRYADVILPAAPALEKDGTFTNTERRIQRLYQALPELGDAKADWKITQEIARHMGADWNYSHPSEILAEMASLSPIYAGASYARLQGYDTQQWPISEEGVDQPVLYLNGFPFPDGKARFYPVSFVEPLEQPDTEFDLFLNNGRQLEHFHEGNMTNRVHGIHEETPERYVEISPELAQERGVESGRWIRLTSRHGSIKIKALVTSRVEGRQVYLPLLSQEGPVNVLTGSHADDATNTPAYKETAVNLMVLEELGNSPLNPLNFRANGRPTPQMGVEVERKWKRKDYHEPGAPQLVTIQSTNGHKKGMEA from the coding sequence ATGAGCTTGCCAAAATCTGAAGTTGTTGGCGCAGTAGAGCCAAGTCAGCGTATGTTCCCTGAACAAAAGTTTTCTGCGTTTCGGCCAGTATCCACCGTCCCCCAGGAAGTTTTGTTTGTGCTGGATGGGAAGCAGATCGTGGCGCATACCGAGGATCTTCTAATCGATTCAATTCTGAATGAGAAGGATCTACCTCACATCTGCTATCACTCTCGCCTGATGGGCCCAATCGAAACCTGTGACACATGTATGGTTGAGGTCGACGGGGAGATCGTTCGCGCCTGCGGCACGAGCATCAAGGCTGGGATGAATGCCGTCACCGATACTGCACGTGCAAAGGCTGCGCGGATGGAGGCTCTCGACACGATTCTTGGCAACCACATGTTGTATTGCACGGTATGCGATAACAACAACGAGAACTGTCGAGTCCACAACACGACGAGATCTCTCGGAGTAGAGCATCAGAAAATTCCTTTCACACCGAAGCCATATGAAGTGGATATGTCCAATCCCTTCTATCGCTACGATCCTAGCCAGTGCATCCTCTGTGGCCAGTGTGTTCAAGCGTGTCAAACCGTACAGGTCAACGAGACGCTCTCGATTGGCTGGGAGTTGGATCGTCCTCGCGTGCTGTGGGATGGAGGAATGCAGATCGGAGGGTCGAGTTGTGTCTCATGCGGACAGTGCGTGACTGTCTGTCCTTGCAATGCCTTGATGGAGAAGTCCATGCTCGGCGAGGCCGGCTACATGACGAATCTCCCGCATGCGGCCCTCGATAAGTTAATCGATGTCGTAAAGGAGATTGAGCCTGAAATGGGCTACGGTGTGATCATGCAGGTCTCAGAGGTAGAGGCCCACATGCGCGAGTCTCGCATCAAGAAGACCAAGACAGTCTGCACGTACTGTGCGGTTGGTTGTAGCTACGATGTCTGGACGAAAGACCGCAAGATCCTCAAGGTCGTTCCAGCCCATGGCGACTCCAATCAAATCTCGACCTGCGTGAAGGGCAAATTCGGATGGGACTTCGTCAACCACGAAGATCGCCTGAAGAAGCCTCTTATTCGGGAAGGAGACACATTCCGTGAAGCATCCTGGGAAGAAGCTCTCACACTGGTGGCGTCGAAGTTCACTCAGATCAAAGCTGAAACAGGTCCGGACTCTTTGGCAGTCATCGCATCGTCGAAGACAACAAATGAGGAGATTTACCTGATGCAGAAGTTTGGGCGTCAGGTGATCGGTACGCAGAATATCGACAACTGTTCGCGGTACTGCCAGTCTCCCGCGACTACTGGCCTCTTCCGAACTGTCGGCTATGGAGGTGACTCCGGTTCCTTTGAGGATCTCGTTTTTTCGAGTGTGATTCTCATCGTTGGCGCAAACTCGGCGGAAGCCCATCCCGTGCTCGCAGCGCGCATGAAGAGGGCACACAAGTTCTTCGGCACGAAGCTGATCGTTGCTGATCCTCGGAACAACGAGCTGGCACAGCGTGCCGACCTACACTTCCGCCCTCGACCCGGTACCGATCTGGTCTGGCTTTCCGCGATGAGCCGATACATGTTCGATCACGGCCATGCAAAGCTGGACTTCATCGAGAAATCGGTGAACAATCTTGAAGCTTTTCGACAGAGCCTAGAGCCCTTCACCCTGGAATATGCCTCCCATGTATGCCAGATTCCGTTGGCAACACTTGAGCAACTTGCAAAAGAACTCGCGGCGGCTAAAACCGTGGCGATTTGCTGGGCCATGGGTGTAACGCAGCACATCCGTGGATCGGACACATCAACCGCCATTTCGAACCTGCTGCTGACGACGGGCAACTATGGACATCGTGCCGGCGGCGCATATCCTCTACGCGGACATAACAACGTGCAGGGTGCAGGCGACATGGGAGCGGCGCCAAACTTCTATCCGGGCTATCAAGCGGTAGATGATCCTGCGGTCCGTGAAAAGTTTGAGAAGAACTGGGGAGTGAAGCTCCCTGCTGATCGTGGAATGGACAACCACCAGATGGTGGAAGCTGCGATCGAAGGTAAACTTCGCGCGATGTACATCGCTGGTGAGGATATGATCGGGGCGGATTCCAACTCCAATCACGTAGCCAAAGCATTTGAGAAGCTGGACTTTATGGTGCTGCAGGATATCTTTTTCACCGAGACCTGTCGTTATGCAGATGTGATCCTCCCAGCAGCCCCCGCTCTCGAAAAAGACGGCACCTTCACCAATACGGAACGTCGCATTCAGCGTCTGTACCAAGCTCTCCCGGAGCTAGGAGATGCGAAGGCGGATTGGAAGATCACTCAGGAGATCGCGCGGCATATGGGTGCGGATTGGAACTACTCGCATCCCTCCGAAATCTTAGCGGAAATGGCATCCCTGAGTCCTATCTATGCTGGTGCAAGCTATGCACGGCTGCAGGGCTATGACACACAGCAATGGCCGATTTCGGAAGAGGGCGTGGATCAGCCAGTTCTTTATCTGAATGGCTTTCCTTTTCCAGATGGGAAAGCACGTTTCTATCCTGTCTCCTTCGTTGAGCCTCTCGAGCAGCCTGATACCGAGTTCGATTTATTCCTGAATAACGGTCGGCAGCTTGAACACTTCCACGAAGGCAACATGACCAATCGTGTTCATGGAATTCATGAGGAAACCCCCGAGCGCTACGTCGAGATCTCGCCAGAACTCGCGCAGGAACGCGGTGTGGAGTCGGGACGTTGGATACGGCTCACCAGTCGACATGGCTCCATCAAGATCAAGGCTCTTGTGACGTCTCGTGTGGAGGGCCGTCAAGTATATCTCCCTTTGTTGTCGCAGGAAGGGCCGGTGAATGTCCTGACAGGCTCTCATGCGGACGATGCGACCAACACTCCCGCGTACAAAGAAACTGCCGTGAACTTGATGGTTCTGGAGGAGTTGGGGAACAGCCCCCTCAACCCATTGAACTTTCGCGCTAACGGAAGGCCCACACCGCAAATGGGTGTCGAAGTAGAACGCAAGTGGAAGCGAAAGGATTATCACGAACCCGGCGCGCCGCAGTTAGTCACCATTCAGAGCACCAACGGTCACAAGAAAGGAATGGAAGCCTAA
- a CDS encoding Abi-alpha family protein yields MNPDEIVKAGSLVAKSAAGLGIAIPFTGVVKRMLGPASDEIAEMMRDQIRLYRYERQLACVEKAAKMAESAGIKTGPVAPKILFPLLEGASFEENEEIHTMWATLLANAASLSGVDEVRPAYIAMLKQLAIDEARLLNELFSIYENRNINGKIPRTEFDLGEMQTAYIAGFPSQDDSNFYVCVANLEAANLIAKVEYSTIAMIGSYCLTFRGFAFGSACRAPRKVSGDQ; encoded by the coding sequence ATGAATCCTGACGAGATAGTGAAGGCGGGATCGCTCGTAGCAAAGAGTGCAGCAGGGCTGGGGATAGCCATCCCTTTTACAGGGGTCGTGAAGCGAATGCTCGGTCCGGCATCAGATGAAATTGCTGAAATGATGCGCGATCAGATTCGTCTTTATCGATACGAGCGACAACTCGCCTGCGTAGAAAAAGCTGCAAAAATGGCCGAATCCGCGGGCATTAAGACGGGGCCAGTTGCCCCGAAAATCTTATTTCCGCTTCTCGAAGGTGCATCGTTCGAAGAGAATGAAGAAATCCACACGATGTGGGCCACTCTATTAGCCAATGCCGCTTCTTTGTCGGGTGTGGACGAGGTGCGTCCCGCATACATAGCCATGTTGAAACAACTGGCGATCGATGAGGCGCGACTCCTCAATGAATTGTTTTCGATATATGAAAACCGCAACATCAACGGGAAAATACCGCGCACAGAGTTCGATCTGGGGGAAATGCAGACTGCATACATCGCCGGTTTTCCCTCACAAGACGACTCGAATTTCTATGTTTGTGTTGCGAACCTCGAAGCCGCAAATCTCATTGCGAAAGTTGAATACAGTACGATTGCAATGATCGGTAGTTACTGCCTTACTTTTCGAGGGTTTGCTTTTGGCTCTGCTTGCCGAGCGCCGCGCAAGGTAAGTGGAGACCAGTAA
- a CDS encoding SDR family oxidoreductase produces MSANYVVTGASGVLGAALAVRLNESGLVPKGLGRKPKPPGFVGHWLQCDLTDAASVESCLADADVVVHCASSPLEPEKDRITMRNLIAVARRTRCHIVYVSICSMESAAPYNDYYKSKLSDERDLELSGISYGIVRIAQFHPFVSRLLSHLVVGPIILAPKLQFQPIDVAFAAEVLCKFAMDRKEGRSPDVHGPQSFTQRELIHAWLRGNRMKKIVLPFPRIGKLKQLGRIEPVEGLSGGRTWQQWLREEEGSPSPYTW; encoded by the coding sequence ATGTCGGCAAACTATGTAGTGACCGGGGCGTCGGGCGTTCTAGGTGCGGCGTTAGCGGTACGGCTGAATGAGAGCGGATTGGTGCCCAAGGGGCTCGGGCGGAAGCCGAAACCTCCTGGATTCGTTGGGCACTGGCTCCAGTGCGATCTAACAGACGCGGCAAGCGTCGAGTCTTGTCTTGCCGACGCGGACGTCGTAGTTCACTGCGCCTCAAGTCCTTTAGAGCCGGAAAAAGATCGCATCACCATGCGGAATCTCATCGCTGTCGCGAGACGTACACGATGCCATATCGTGTACGTGAGCATTTGCAGTATGGAATCGGCTGCGCCCTATAACGACTACTACAAGTCGAAGTTGTCGGACGAACGCGATCTCGAGTTGAGTGGCATCTCGTATGGAATCGTGCGGATCGCTCAGTTTCATCCTTTCGTGTCACGCCTCCTCTCGCACCTTGTGGTCGGACCAATCATTCTGGCTCCGAAACTGCAGTTCCAACCGATCGACGTTGCGTTCGCAGCTGAGGTGCTTTGCAAGTTTGCTATGGATCGTAAAGAGGGGCGTTCGCCAGATGTTCATGGACCTCAGAGCTTCACGCAACGTGAACTCATTCACGCATGGCTTCGCGGCAACCGAATGAAGAAGATTGTGTTGCCTTTTCCCCGCATTGGCAAGCTGAAACAACTTGGCCGGATTGAACCGGTGGAAGGATTATCAGGCGGAAGAACGTGGCAGCAATGGCTGAGGGAGGAAGAGGGAAGCCCAAGCCCTTACACGTGGTAG
- a CDS encoding cupin domain-containing protein yields MFCIAPVALAQRADVQPLLSKDLSGIPGKEGLMVKVTFPPGHSDGLHRHNAHVFVYVLEGTVVMQLKGKPSVTLHPGDTFYEAPDDIHLEGKNASATSPATFIAFFVKDKGAPVVTPVK; encoded by the coding sequence ATGTTTTGCATTGCTCCAGTGGCCCTTGCACAACGCGCGGACGTGCAACCGCTCCTATCGAAAGACCTATCGGGCATTCCCGGCAAAGAGGGCCTGATGGTCAAAGTCACATTCCCCCCGGGGCACAGCGACGGTCTGCATCGGCATAATGCGCATGTCTTCGTCTATGTTCTCGAAGGCACGGTCGTTATGCAACTCAAAGGGAAACCTTCTGTAACTCTGCATCCAGGCGACACGTTCTATGAAGCCCCAGACGATATTCACCTCGAAGGCAAGAACGCAAGCGCCACGTCCCCCGCTACATTCATCGCGTTCTTCGTCAAGGACAAAGGCGCTCCTGTCGTTACTCCGGTGAAGTAG
- a CDS encoding PLP-dependent aminotransferase family protein, giving the protein MPKTETFQDLVLGERKTHQELWRWLYTELRSAILDGRLKAGTRLPSTRNLADQYGLSRGTVVAAFDQLREEGYVSSELSAGTFVASAPAAKEDTVPKWKVAGKTTSRATLGRHTKGLFNPSFVLPSSRSIGMAFRSYEPAIDLFPVDLWARVAARVYRNAPRSLYGQGDPAGYQPLRRAIAEYVGRSRGVKCIPEQVVVTSGAQQALDLLARLLLDAGDEVWMEDPGYPGASQAFHAAGAKVIPVPIDSEGLQVGKGIELGPRARVAYVTPANQFPLGTVMSAKRRVELLAWAVRSGAWIIEDEYDAEYRYFGKPLASLHSVDASGSVLYVGTFTKMLFNALRLGFVVLPERLVETFERARSVVDRHPATLEQAVLAEFITEGHFGNHVRKMRQVYAERLHSLTEAASGRLAENLEVEAAAAGMRTIAWIKPKLSDRVVAERAARFGLEVVPISTFTAQYKQKPALMLGFAGCNANEINRGVEVLEKVFRTIGQ; this is encoded by the coding sequence TTGCCGAAGACAGAAACATTTCAAGATCTAGTTCTTGGGGAACGGAAGACGCATCAAGAGCTTTGGCGCTGGCTTTACACAGAGCTTCGCTCTGCGATACTCGATGGCCGACTGAAGGCAGGAACACGTCTACCGTCCACAAGAAACCTGGCGGATCAATATGGACTGTCGCGTGGCACAGTCGTTGCTGCGTTTGATCAGCTGCGAGAAGAGGGCTATGTGTCTTCGGAACTCAGCGCCGGAACGTTTGTGGCGTCCGCTCCTGCTGCCAAGGAGGACACGGTTCCGAAATGGAAGGTCGCTGGGAAAACTACGTCACGCGCAACGCTGGGCAGGCATACCAAGGGGTTGTTCAACCCCTCGTTTGTGCTTCCGAGTTCACGCTCTATCGGCATGGCGTTCAGAAGCTATGAGCCAGCAATCGATCTGTTTCCCGTAGACCTCTGGGCACGGGTGGCGGCGCGGGTCTATCGAAATGCTCCACGAAGTCTTTATGGTCAGGGCGATCCTGCGGGTTATCAGCCCCTACGTCGTGCCATTGCGGAATACGTTGGCAGATCGCGCGGTGTGAAATGCATTCCCGAACAGGTCGTCGTCACCTCAGGTGCGCAGCAAGCTTTGGATCTGCTCGCACGTCTTCTTCTTGATGCGGGAGACGAAGTGTGGATGGAAGACCCTGGCTATCCAGGTGCATCGCAAGCCTTCCACGCAGCCGGAGCCAAAGTGATCCCAGTTCCGATAGATTCTGAAGGGTTGCAGGTGGGAAAGGGGATTGAATTGGGGCCACGTGCGCGAGTCGCCTACGTGACGCCAGCGAATCAATTCCCATTGGGTACAGTAATGTCTGCGAAGAGGAGAGTCGAACTCTTGGCCTGGGCAGTGCGATCAGGGGCCTGGATCATTGAGGATGAATACGACGCCGAGTATCGGTATTTTGGGAAGCCGCTCGCATCCTTACACAGCGTGGATGCGTCAGGTTCCGTCCTGTATGTCGGCACTTTCACCAAGATGCTTTTCAATGCGCTTCGACTAGGGTTTGTTGTACTCCCTGAGAGGCTCGTTGAAACCTTTGAAAGGGCGCGCAGCGTCGTAGACAGACACCCAGCGACCTTGGAGCAAGCAGTTCTCGCTGAGTTCATCACCGAGGGGCATTTTGGCAATCACGTTCGAAAAATGCGCCAAGTCTACGCAGAACGGTTGCATTCCCTCACGGAGGCAGCCTCCGGCCGTCTAGCGGAGAATCTGGAAGTGGAAGCTGCAGCGGCTGGGATGAGGACAATCGCGTGGATCAAGCCGAAGCTCAGCGACCGAGTCGTTGCCGAGCGGGCTGCGCGTTTTGGACTTGAAGTCGTTCCGATCTCGACGTTCACGGCCCAATACAAACAGAAGCCTGCCCTCATGCTGGGATTCGCGGGGTGTAATGCAAACGAAATCAACCGTGGCGTTGAGGTTCTGGAAAAGGTCTTTAGAACCATCGGACAGTGA
- a CDS encoding carboxymuconolactone decarboxylase family protein, translating to MKVRLDPSKASPSAYSALFGMEGFVRKASKIEPSLIELVYMRTSQINGCAFCIDMHSKDARANGESEQRLYALSAWRETTFFTEREQAALAWTEALTLITVGHVPDEVYEEVRREFSEEELVNLTVGINTINGWNRIAIGFRMCPGSYDPHAKKRE from the coding sequence ATGAAAGTACGACTGGACCCGTCGAAGGCATCACCATCAGCCTACAGCGCACTCTTTGGAATGGAAGGCTTTGTGCGGAAGGCTTCGAAGATTGAGCCCTCGCTTATCGAGTTGGTCTACATGAGAACGTCGCAAATTAACGGCTGTGCGTTCTGCATCGACATGCACTCGAAGGATGCACGCGCGAACGGAGAGTCGGAGCAACGTCTCTACGCTCTCTCGGCGTGGAGAGAAACAACGTTCTTTACCGAACGCGAGCAAGCGGCGCTGGCTTGGACGGAGGCGCTTACTCTCATCACCGTCGGCCACGTACCTGACGAAGTCTACGAAGAGGTACGTCGTGAGTTCAGTGAAGAAGAGCTCGTCAACCTCACGGTTGGGATCAACACGATCAACGGTTGGAACCGCATTGCGATCGGTTTCCGCATGTGTCCTGGAAGCTATGATCCGCACGCGAAGAAGCGCGAGTAA
- a CDS encoding cupin domain-containing protein: protein MTKLLLALTLALPGHAAQVGSVTELLKKDLAGTEGKEGLMITVDIAPGETVPSHRHNAAVFAYVLEGDIITQIEGKTPLTLHAGQSFYEAPSDVHLPSRNLSESKPAKLLVFFVKDAGAPPTVVITPDATSHDRH, encoded by the coding sequence ATGACAAAACTACTTCTTGCTCTAACCCTCGCGTTACCAGGCCACGCTGCACAGGTCGGTAGCGTTACGGAACTCCTTAAGAAGGATTTAGCCGGAACCGAGGGGAAGGAAGGGCTGATGATCACGGTCGACATTGCCCCCGGTGAAACCGTGCCGAGTCATCGACATAACGCTGCTGTGTTTGCGTACGTTCTCGAGGGGGACATCATTACGCAGATTGAGGGCAAGACTCCGCTGACGCTTCATGCAGGACAGAGCTTTTACGAAGCTCCCTCGGACGTACACCTACCAAGCCGAAACCTTAGTGAGAGCAAACCCGCGAAACTTTTGGTCTTCTTCGTGAAAGACGCAGGGGCTCCGCCTACGGTTGTCATCACCCCTGATGCGACTTCTCATGATCGGCACTAA
- a CDS encoding NAD(P)-dependent oxidoreductase — MKVFVAGASGALGVPFLKELVEHGHHVTAMARSAASQAKRSGGTIDFVQVDAFDKEAVHEAVQRAAPDVVVDLLTSLPKNLADLPKAFPQDRKLRIEGGGNLHSAAIAAGAKRYVQQSSGFYLKPEHGELATEADGFQVNSSPDISLGCQMLTLLETRAFSDSRIEGVALRYGFFYGPGTWYTPDGGAADLVRQSSLALIGDGRAVNSFIHVQDAAVATLAALHAEPGVYNIVDDDPVSVAEWLPAFARYVGAPVPPRVSEEEALKTMGPDAVFYHNGLKGARNDKARVDLCFRPRRLEWLSPLRASIPAN; from the coding sequence ATGAAAGTTTTTGTTGCAGGCGCAAGTGGAGCACTCGGGGTGCCCTTTCTAAAAGAACTCGTGGAGCATGGACACCACGTCACGGCAATGGCTCGTTCAGCGGCATCGCAGGCGAAAAGGAGTGGTGGCACGATTGACTTCGTACAGGTCGATGCCTTCGACAAGGAAGCTGTACATGAAGCCGTGCAACGCGCAGCTCCGGATGTCGTGGTGGACCTCCTCACGTCATTGCCGAAGAATTTAGCTGATCTACCCAAAGCGTTCCCCCAGGATAGGAAGCTCCGAATTGAAGGCGGCGGTAACTTACATTCCGCTGCGATCGCGGCTGGTGCGAAGAGGTACGTGCAACAGTCGAGCGGCTTTTATCTAAAGCCGGAGCACGGCGAACTTGCTACGGAAGCTGATGGCTTTCAAGTGAACTCCAGTCCCGATATTTCTCTTGGGTGTCAGATGCTGACTCTCTTAGAGACTCGTGCATTCAGCGATTCGCGAATCGAAGGTGTGGCCCTTCGCTATGGATTCTTCTACGGGCCCGGTACTTGGTACACACCAGACGGAGGAGCCGCTGATCTGGTTCGACAGAGCTCACTCGCGCTGATCGGCGATGGCCGCGCCGTGAACTCATTCATACACGTTCAGGACGCTGCGGTAGCAACTCTTGCCGCTCTCCACGCGGAGCCAGGCGTCTACAATATCGTCGATGACGATCCAGTATCGGTTGCCGAATGGCTGCCTGCTTTCGCTCGCTATGTTGGGGCTCCGGTTCCTCCGCGCGTCAGTGAGGAAGAAGCACTCAAGACGATGGGGCCTGATGCGGTCTTCTATCACAACGGTCTGAAAGGGGCACGCAACGACAAAGCAAGAGTGGATCTTTGCTTCCGGCCCCGCCGCCTCGAATGGCTCAGCCCCTTACGCGCATCGATTCCGGCGAATTAG